From one Lotus japonicus ecotype B-129 chromosome 3, LjGifu_v1.2 genomic stretch:
- the LOC130746036 gene encoding plant UBX domain-containing protein 9-like isoform X2, translating to MKGHHTTTQVEKGGAHSHTNTPLSPHCTVLRALHLPTHMAPPTPDAIAAFMRITGASEYVAVQKLEEYGGNLNEAVNAHFIEGERHIQGQNVANDAAPNYNYSDDNNQNRAGSRGISPFLNAARRFRPSLLLDSNYRRELRDLYTGMGATGLTSRGSPNASYPGEVTGVPPGPNIAYGLPYQSGLNSANADVTGNLPSHGRGAYGTNDYQHDYTLAHSNSSGFSEKDAEEAMIQAAIEASKKESREGSSWTAPLNDGVLPQSHLQQDDDLAHAISLSLKTAEEEEAIRELLVVEEKDLLAKGDNSRSSLEWAGISSDELNEAMMLETALFGEIPNRSTQRYSTSPDLQPRPEKLDPKMQCSSSSASQLLTETQLLRQQQDADYQASLQADKQKELNSLKKAETHSSKEEESQKKMIEKKDLEKMLDKKEIMLPKEPPLGDEKVITIVVRMPNGNRCERRFLKTDKLQLLFDFIDIHGAVKPGSYRIVKSYPRCAYSINDSSSTLNEVGLSNKNEALFLELI from the exons ATGAAGGGCCACCACACAACGACACAAGTTGAAAAAGGTGGCGCGCATTCCCATACTAACACTCCCCTCTCACCGCACTGCACTGTTCTACGCGCTCTCCATCTTCCCACTCACATGGCGCCGCCGACGCCGGACGCCATCGCCGCCTTCATGCGAATCACCGGAGCATCCGAGTACGTCGCCGTCCAGAAATTAGAG GAATACGGAGGCAATCTCAACGAAGCTGTTAATGCGCATTTCATTGAAGGGGAAAGACACAT TCAGGGGCAAAATGTTGCTAATGATGCTGCCCCAAACTATAATTACTCTGATGATAATAACCAAAACCGTGCCGGGTCACGCGGAATTTCGCCTTTTCTCAATGCTGCTAGAAGATTTAGGCCTTCATTGCTACTTGACTCAAATTATAGGAGAGAACTTAGAGATTTGTATACTGGGATGGGTGCTACTGGGCTTACAAGTCGTGGATCGCCGAATGCTTCCTATCCAGGGGAGGTTACGGGTGTCCCTCCCGGGCCTAATATTGCATATGGGTTGCCATATCAATCGGGACTGAACTCTGCAAATGCTGATGTGACTGGGAATTTACCATCTCATGGTCGAGGAGCTTATGGGACAAATGATTATCAGCATGACTACACGTTAGCTCACTCAAACTCCTCAGGTTTTTCTGAGAAAGATGCGGAGGAAGCAATGATTCAAGCTGCGATTGAAGCCTCCAAAAAGGAGAGCAGGGAAGGTTCTTCATGGACTGCTCCTCTTAAT GATGGTGTGCTTCCTCAAAGTCATCTTCAACAAGATGATGATTTGGCTCATGCAATTTCATTGTCCTTAAAG ACTGCAGAGGAAGAGGAGGCAATACGTGAGCTTCTAGTCGTTGAGGAAAAGGATTTATTAGCCAAGGGAGACAATAGCAGAAGCAGTCTAGAG TGGGCTGGTATTTCCTCTGACGAGCTTAATGAAGCAATGATGCTTGAAACTGCACTTTTTGGTGAAATCCCCAATCGCAGTACTCAGAGATATTCAACTTCGCCTGATCTGCAACCTCGTCCTGAAAAACTTGATCCAAAGATGCAGTGTTCGTCCAGTTCAGCATCACAATTATTAACTGAAACTCAGTTGTTAAGACAACAACAG GATGCTGACTATCAAGCATCACTGCAAGCTGATAAACAAAAGGAATTGAATTCTCTCAAGAAAGCTGAAACCCATTCCTCAAAGGAAGAAGAATCACAGAAAAAGATGATTGAAAAAAAA GATTTGGAGAAAATGCTTGATAAGAAGGAAATTATGCTTCCCAAGGAACCACCATTAGGTGATGAAAAAGTAATTACTATTGTTGTTCGAATGCCAAACGGAAATCGTTGTGAACGCCGCTTCCTCAAAACTGACAAGCTTCAG CTTCTCTTTGATTTCATAGACATTCATGGAGCAGTGAAGCCTGGCTCCTACAGAATT GTAAAATCATACCCGCGATGTGCTTATAGTATTAATGATAGCTCTTCAACCTTGAATGAAGTAGGCCTTAGCAACAAGAACGAGGCTTTGTTTCTGGAGTTAATCTAG
- the LOC130746033 gene encoding F-box protein PP2-A13-like — protein sequence MGANFSSYDGDSAALGPWLGDIPEGCVALAFRDASFADFIWESKLPLNYKFIVEKALGDASVAELGKRDVYAALCRPNLFDNETKEIWLDKRTGGVCLAISSKALRITGIDDRRYWNHIATKESRFHTVAYLQQIWWLEVEGDIDFQFPHGTYSVFFRLYLGRSSKKLGRRVCKTEHIHGWDIKPVKFQLTTSDGQHAESHSHLDNPGHWVLYHAGNFVSKNSNDLMNIKFSLSQIDCTHTKGGLCVDSVLICNSNARKEL from the exons ATGGGTGCTAATTTTTCCTCTTATGATGGGGATTCTGCTGCTTTGGGACCATGGCTTGGGGATATACCTGAGGGTTGTGTGGCATTGGCGTTTCGTGATGCTTCATTTGCAGATTTTATCTGGGAATCGAAGTTGCCTTTGAATTATAAGTTTATTGTAGAGAAAGCTTTGGGGGATGCTTCTGTTGCAGAATTGGGGAAGAGGGATGTTTATGCAGCACTCTGCAGGCCTAATTTGTTTGACAATGAAACCAAG GAAATTTGGCTAGATAAGAGGACGGGTGGAGTTTGTTTGGCGATTTCTTCCAAAGCGTTGAGGATTACAGGGATAGATGATCGGAGATATTGGAATCACATTGCGACTAAAGAGTCAAG GTTCCATACAGTTGCATATCTTCAACAAATTTGGTGGCTTGAAGTGGAAGGAGATATTGATTTCCAATTTCCACATGGAACATACAGTGTGTTCTTCAGACTCTACCTTGGCAGGTCATCCAAGAAGCTGGGTCGTCGAGTTTGTAAGACTGAGCACATCCATGGTTGGGATATAAAACCTGTCAAATTTCAGCTTACGACTTCTGATGGCCAACATGCTGAATCCCATAGTCATTTGGATAATCCAGGGCACTGGGTCCTCTACCATGCAGGAAACTTTGTTTCTAAGAATTCAAATGATTTGATGAATATCAAATTTTCATTATCTCAAATCGATTGCACTCATACGAAAGGTGGTTTGTGTGTAGACTCTGTACTTATATGCAACAGTAATGCAAGAAAAGAGCTGTAA
- the LOC130746034 gene encoding probable methyltransferase PMT15: MSNTNCATLLHTFTSKKHNTFFTNIYLLTFATILCTLFYLIGLWHHSPTTAAIAITSIPSLCLHHDNTSILTTAPSSTKLDFTAHHHLPDPPPTAAREIHLPPCDPSLSEHTPCEDLKRSLKFPRSRLVFRERHCPAQEEVLRCRIPAPYGYRLPPRWPASRDSAWYANVPHKELTVEKKKQNWVHFEGERFRFPGGGTMFPRGASAYIDDIGKLINLRDGSIRTAIDTGCGVASWGAYLLSRDILAVSFAPRDSHEAQVQFALERGVPALIGIIASIRLPYPSRAFDMAHCSRCLIPWGQYDGIYLTEVDRVLRPGGYWILSGPPINWQKHWKGWERTAESLKEEQDAIENVAKSLCWKKLKQKGDLAIWQKPTNHAHCKLKQKIFKNKPYCEAQDPDMAWYTKLDTCLTPLPEVNDIKEVAGGELTKWPERLTSIPPRIRSESLKGINAEMFKEDTQLWKKRVAYYKTQDPQLAERGRYRNLLDMNSYLGGFAAALVDDPVWVMNIVPVEAEINTLGVIYERGLIGTYQNWCEAMSTYPRTYDFIHGDSVFSLYENRCSMENILLEMDRILRMQGSVILRDDVDVLMKVKSITDEMQWDAKIINHEEGPFQREKILVAVKQYWTAPPPEQNPNSKR, translated from the exons ATGTCTAACACTAACTGTGCCACACTACTTCACACTTTCACATCCAAAAAGCACAACACATTCTTCAccaacatctacctcctcacCTTTGCCACTATCCTCTGCACCCTCTTCTACCTCATCGGCCTCTGGCACCACTcccccaccaccgccgccatcGCCATCACCTCCATCCCCTCCCTCTGCTTACACCACGACAACACTTCCATCCTCACCACCGCCCCCTCATCCACCAAACTCGACTTCACCGCTCACCACCACCTCCCGGACCCACCTCCCACGGCGGCACGTGAGATCCACCTCCCTCCCTGCGACCCCTCCCTCTCCGAGCACACTCCCTGCGAGGACCTAAAGAGGTCACTGAAGTTCCCCCGGAGCAGGCTTGTCTTCCGGGAGAGACACTGCCCGGCGCAGGAGGAGGTTCTCCGATGCCGGATTCCTGCGCCTTATGGTTACCGGTTGCCGCCGCGGTGGCCGGCGAGTCGGGACTCGGCGTGGTACGCGAACGTGCCGCACAAGGAGCTGACTGTGGAGAAGAAAAAGCAGAACTGGGTCCACTTCGAAGGGGAACGGTTCAGATTTCCAGGCGGTGGGACCATGTTTCCACGTGGCGCAAGCGCATACATTGATGACATCGGGAAACTGATCAATCTCAGGGATGGATCTATCAGAACCGCCATTGACACCGGTTGTGGG GTTGCAAGTTGGGGAGCTTATCTTCTGTCCCGTGACATTTTAGCCGTTTCTTTTGCACCAAGAGATAGTCATGAAGCCCAGGTTCAATTTGCTCTTGAACGAGGAGTACCTGCATTGATTGGAATTATTGCATCAATCAGGCTTCCTTATCCTTCAAGAGCCTTTGACATGGCTCACTGCTCACGTTGCCTCATTCCCTGGGGCCAGTATG ATGGTATTTACTTGACTGAAGTTGATCGAGTACTACGACCCGGGGGATACTGGATTCTATCAGGGCCGCCGATAAACTGGCAGAAACACTGGAAGGGCTGGGAAAGGACTGCTGAGAGTCTCAAAGAAGAACAGGATGCAATTGAGAATGTGGCAAAAAGTCTATGCtggaaaaaactaaaacaaaagggTGACCTTGCAATATGGCAGAAGCCCACCAATCATGCACATTGCAAACTCAAACAGAAGATCTTCAAGAATAAACCCTACTGCGAGGCACAGGATCCAGACATGGCATG GTACACCAAACTGGATACCTGCTTGACTCCACTGCCAGAGGTAAACGACATCAAAGAAGTTGCGGGTGGGGAATTGACAAAGTGGCCTGAGAGACTAACTTCAATTCCCCCAAGGATTCGTAGTGAAAGTTTGAAAGGAATAAATGCTGAGATGTTCAAAGAAGATACTCAGTTATGGAAAAAGAGAGTGGCATACTACAAAACCCAGGACCCTCAATTAGCAGAGCGCGGGAGATATCGAAATCTGCTTGATATGAATTCTTACTTGGGAGGCTTTGCAGCTGCACTGGTTGATGATCCAGTGTGGGTCATGAACATTGTCCCGGTTGAGGCTGAGATTAACACCCTTGGCGTCATATATGAACGTGGACTGATTGGAACCTATCAGAACTG GTGTGAAGCCATGTCCACTTATCCTCGAACTTATGACTTCATACATGGTGATTCAGTTTTTAGCCTCTATGAAAACAG ATGTAGCATGGAGAACATTCTTCTAGAGATGGACCGGATTTTGCGGATGCAAGGTAGCGTCATTTTGCGCGATGATGTGGATGTGTTGATGAAGGTGAAGAGCATTACAGATGAAATGCAATGGGATGCCAAGATTATAAATCATGAAGAGGGACCTTTCCAGAGAGAAAAGATACTAGTAGCAGTCAAACAGTACTGGACAGCCCCACCACCAGAACAAAACCCAAACAGCAAGCGCTAG
- the LOC130746036 gene encoding plant UBX domain-containing protein 8-like isoform X1: MKGHHTTTQVEKGGAHSHTNTPLSPHCTVLRALHLPTHMAPPTPDAIAAFMRITGASEYVAVQKLEEYGGNLNEAVNAHFIEGERHIQGQNVANDAAPNYNYSDDNNQNRAGSRGISPFLNAARRFRPSLLLDSNYRRELRDLYTGMGATGLTSRGSPNASYPGEVTGVPPGPNIAYGLPYQSGLNSANADVTGNLPSHGRGAYGTNDYQHDYTLAHSNSSGFSEKDAEEAMIQAAIEASKKESREGSSWTAPLNDGVLPQSHLQQDDDLAHAISLSLKTAEEEEAIRELLVVEEKDLLAKGDNSRSSLESGKPSNRNVASGVAQPVMGHHGNEDVFIPEKWAGISSDELNEAMMLETALFGEIPNRSTQRYSTSPDLQPRPEKLDPKMQCSSSSASQLLTETQLLRQQQDADYQASLQADKQKELNSLKKAETHSSKEEESQKKMIEKKDLEKMLDKKEIMLPKEPPLGDEKVITIVVRMPNGNRCERRFLKTDKLQLLFDFIDIHGAVKPGSYRIVKSYPRCAYSINDSSSTLNEVGLSNKNEALFLELI; encoded by the exons ATGAAGGGCCACCACACAACGACACAAGTTGAAAAAGGTGGCGCGCATTCCCATACTAACACTCCCCTCTCACCGCACTGCACTGTTCTACGCGCTCTCCATCTTCCCACTCACATGGCGCCGCCGACGCCGGACGCCATCGCCGCCTTCATGCGAATCACCGGAGCATCCGAGTACGTCGCCGTCCAGAAATTAGAG GAATACGGAGGCAATCTCAACGAAGCTGTTAATGCGCATTTCATTGAAGGGGAAAGACACAT TCAGGGGCAAAATGTTGCTAATGATGCTGCCCCAAACTATAATTACTCTGATGATAATAACCAAAACCGTGCCGGGTCACGCGGAATTTCGCCTTTTCTCAATGCTGCTAGAAGATTTAGGCCTTCATTGCTACTTGACTCAAATTATAGGAGAGAACTTAGAGATTTGTATACTGGGATGGGTGCTACTGGGCTTACAAGTCGTGGATCGCCGAATGCTTCCTATCCAGGGGAGGTTACGGGTGTCCCTCCCGGGCCTAATATTGCATATGGGTTGCCATATCAATCGGGACTGAACTCTGCAAATGCTGATGTGACTGGGAATTTACCATCTCATGGTCGAGGAGCTTATGGGACAAATGATTATCAGCATGACTACACGTTAGCTCACTCAAACTCCTCAGGTTTTTCTGAGAAAGATGCGGAGGAAGCAATGATTCAAGCTGCGATTGAAGCCTCCAAAAAGGAGAGCAGGGAAGGTTCTTCATGGACTGCTCCTCTTAAT GATGGTGTGCTTCCTCAAAGTCATCTTCAACAAGATGATGATTTGGCTCATGCAATTTCATTGTCCTTAAAG ACTGCAGAGGAAGAGGAGGCAATACGTGAGCTTCTAGTCGTTGAGGAAAAGGATTTATTAGCCAAGGGAGACAATAGCAGAAGCAGTCTAGAG TCGGGAAAGCCATCCAATCGAAATGTAGCTTCAGGTGTTGCACAACCAGTCATGGGTCATCATGGAAATGAAGACGTATTTATTCCTGAGAAG TGGGCTGGTATTTCCTCTGACGAGCTTAATGAAGCAATGATGCTTGAAACTGCACTTTTTGGTGAAATCCCCAATCGCAGTACTCAGAGATATTCAACTTCGCCTGATCTGCAACCTCGTCCTGAAAAACTTGATCCAAAGATGCAGTGTTCGTCCAGTTCAGCATCACAATTATTAACTGAAACTCAGTTGTTAAGACAACAACAG GATGCTGACTATCAAGCATCACTGCAAGCTGATAAACAAAAGGAATTGAATTCTCTCAAGAAAGCTGAAACCCATTCCTCAAAGGAAGAAGAATCACAGAAAAAGATGATTGAAAAAAAA GATTTGGAGAAAATGCTTGATAAGAAGGAAATTATGCTTCCCAAGGAACCACCATTAGGTGATGAAAAAGTAATTACTATTGTTGTTCGAATGCCAAACGGAAATCGTTGTGAACGCCGCTTCCTCAAAACTGACAAGCTTCAG CTTCTCTTTGATTTCATAGACATTCATGGAGCAGTGAAGCCTGGCTCCTACAGAATT GTAAAATCATACCCGCGATGTGCTTATAGTATTAATGATAGCTCTTCAACCTTGAATGAAGTAGGCCTTAGCAACAAGAACGAGGCTTTGTTTCTGGAGTTAATCTAG